Proteins from a genomic interval of Halopseudomonas litoralis:
- a CDS encoding type II secretion system protein N — MIKGWNIKTMVVCALLLYVLMLLWNLPAAFVWKRLEGQLPAPVTLHGLTGTLWFGQVARMEVDGIDQGRLSWDWLPSRLLHGQIGLDLLWQPRNGRVNAQLHVGPGSLTISQINGTLDAASMAAINNAPFVLRGVWLLDVPELELKDFESVVAANGRLVWQDAAGGLPQAMPFGHLTATLENADGWLLLNLQDQGGPLGLMGDARWRPGQPMKLNVQLQARPDAERGLADGLRLLGQPNAQGWVSWRAQLQ; from the coding sequence ATGATCAAAGGTTGGAACATCAAGACGATGGTGGTCTGCGCGCTGCTGTTGTATGTGCTCATGCTGCTGTGGAATCTGCCTGCGGCATTTGTCTGGAAGCGACTGGAGGGACAGTTGCCAGCGCCGGTGACCTTGCATGGGCTGACCGGTACGCTGTGGTTCGGGCAGGTGGCCCGCATGGAAGTGGATGGTATCGATCAGGGGCGGCTCAGCTGGGATTGGTTGCCGTCCCGATTGCTGCATGGCCAGATCGGCCTCGATCTGCTCTGGCAACCGCGTAACGGCAGGGTCAACGCGCAACTGCACGTCGGTCCGGGTTCGCTGACCATCAGCCAGATCAACGGTACGCTCGACGCGGCGAGCATGGCGGCCATCAATAACGCGCCCTTTGTCCTGCGTGGCGTCTGGCTACTGGATGTGCCCGAGCTGGAACTGAAGGATTTCGAATCGGTGGTTGCAGCCAATGGTCGCCTGGTATGGCAGGATGCGGCGGGCGGTTTGCCGCAGGCAATGCCGTTCGGGCATCTGACCGCAACACTGGAGAACGCAGACGGCTGGTTGCTGCTCAACCTGCAGGACCAGGGCGGCCCGCTGGGGCTGATGGGTGACGCGCGCTGGCGTCCCGGGCAACCGATGAAACTCAACGTGCAATTACAGGCGCGGCCGGATGCCGAGCGTGGGCTGGCTGATGGTCTGAGGCTGCTTGGCCAACCGAATGCGCAGGGCTGGGTCAGCTGGCGCGCGCAATTACAGTGA
- the bamD gene encoding outer membrane protein assembly factor BamD → MRLFVVLMLLTGLTGCAGMGSSQQTEAGLVDARAKISMGRCDNGLVADLRRHKAPELEQQAAYICLQQGEVVAVEALLEDYRKRHVDPPYPDYSAYLMTLAQYARFEMTEDDDALRLKEGRKVHALFSEFVSDFPDSDYRAEIAPRLNELLEKMAKAEYRLALQAIEAGDTQIGQQRMRYIARYYPHTAPGRDANAWLDQHEER, encoded by the coding sequence ATGCGTTTATTTGTGGTGCTGATGTTGCTGACCGGGCTGACGGGGTGCGCGGGAATGGGCTCATCGCAGCAGACTGAGGCAGGTTTGGTCGATGCGCGGGCCAAGATCAGCATGGGCCGCTGCGATAATGGATTGGTTGCTGATCTGCGCCGGCACAAGGCGCCGGAGCTTGAGCAGCAGGCGGCCTATATCTGCCTGCAACAGGGCGAAGTGGTGGCAGTTGAAGCCTTGCTCGAGGATTACCGCAAGCGGCATGTCGATCCGCCCTACCCGGATTACTCCGCCTACCTGATGACGCTTGCGCAATATGCCCGGTTTGAGATGACTGAAGATGATGACGCACTGCGGCTGAAGGAGGGGCGCAAGGTTCATGCTCTGTTCTCCGAGTTTGTCAGTGATTTTCCTGATTCCGACTACCGCGCCGAAATCGCTCCCCGGTTGAATGAGCTGCTGGAGAAGATGGCGAAGGCCGAGTACCGATTGGCACTGCAAGCCATCGAAGCCGGCGACACGCAGATCGGCCAGCAGCGCATGCGCTATATCGCCCGATACTACCCCCACACCGCCCCCGGTCGAGACGCCAACGCTTGGCTGGACCAGCACGAGGAACGATAG
- the rdgC gene encoding recombination-associated protein RdgC yields MWFRNLLLYRFSQDVPFTEAELLAALEERPARPCASQETHTLGWTTPFGRHSENLLQVGDGYWLIALRKEERILPGSVVKDALAEKVEEIEARDARKIYKKERDTLKDDIIMSLLPRAFTRTQTTLACIAPKEGWIVVDTSSAKRAEDLLSLLREGTGSLPVRPMNVKMAPAACMTDWVKSGQAPEGLLISDECELRDTGEDGGVIRCKRQDLSSDEIQQHLTVGKQVSQLALHWHDKLSFTLDDKLAVKRLRFEELLRDEADDQGGDDMAGQLDASFIIMSRTLSELLPALTTALGGEDIPQGI; encoded by the coding sequence ATGTGGTTTCGTAATCTATTGCTCTACCGTTTCAGCCAGGATGTCCCCTTCACCGAAGCAGAACTGCTCGCCGCTCTTGAGGAGCGCCCCGCCCGCCCCTGCGCCAGCCAGGAAACCCACACCCTGGGCTGGACCACGCCCTTCGGACGTCATTCCGAAAACCTGCTGCAGGTCGGTGATGGCTACTGGCTGATCGCGCTGCGCAAAGAGGAACGCATTCTGCCCGGCAGCGTAGTAAAGGATGCCCTGGCCGAAAAGGTTGAAGAAATCGAAGCCCGCGACGCTCGCAAGATCTACAAGAAGGAACGCGACACGCTAAAGGACGACATCATCATGTCGCTGCTCCCGCGCGCCTTCACCCGCACCCAGACCACCCTCGCCTGCATCGCACCGAAGGAAGGCTGGATTGTAGTGGATACTTCAAGCGCCAAACGTGCCGAAGACCTGCTCAGCTTGCTGCGCGAAGGCACTGGCAGCCTGCCGGTGCGCCCGATGAACGTGAAAATGGCGCCCGCCGCGTGCATGACCGACTGGGTCAAGAGCGGCCAGGCGCCGGAAGGCCTGCTGATCTCCGATGAATGTGAACTGCGCGACACAGGTGAAGATGGCGGTGTGATTCGTTGCAAGCGTCAGGACCTGTCCAGCGACGAAATCCAACAGCACCTGACTGTCGGCAAGCAGGTCAGCCAGCTGGCGTTGCATTGGCATGACAAGCTGTCCTTCACTCTGGACGACAAGCTGGCGGTCAAACGCCTGCGTTTTGAGGAATTGCTGCGTGACGAAGCCGACGACCAGGGCGGCGATGACATGGCCGGCCAGCTCGATGCCAGCTTCATCATCATGTCCCGCACCTTGTCAGAACTGCTGCCGGCGCTGACCACTGCGCTGGGCGGAGAAGACATTCCTCAGGGAATCTGA
- the gspL gene encoding type II secretion system protein GspL, translating to MLIVLLPESPGIETLEPPRLHWWRTGREGTPEESGQNSLAQLRSRFPAERLRALAPATEVNLYRIAIPVRSASAARAALPYALEDQLGQELEELHLVAGPRRADGRYAAAVTEQRHMAAWLDSCHAAGWRLEALLPQASLHDDMAPTAGLRVQPSPWPAEVDRALVTSADQEPVLIETGMLGFWLKQRLAQLDEQQRILELSGYELAKMGLSEADCQLQQAELIPPLDAALKRCQQPARVLNLLCGPYTNGMATLPWRKLRPVMIAAGVLLTVLVGQLVIEGMLLSSERERLVTEIDQLFDRTLPKSRRVDPVTQFRQALAGGTAQSSQGSTGSLLYEVLAVVGEGKGGQIKQFRATPTEVELELQLPSFAELESIRSKLAAGTGMSETLQGADSGNDGVTARLRVQRGGS from the coding sequence GTGGCGCACCGGTCGTGAGGGTACGCCTGAAGAGTCCGGACAGAACAGCCTGGCCCAGTTACGCAGCCGCTTCCCAGCCGAACGTCTGCGCGCTCTGGCCCCGGCCACCGAAGTGAATCTGTACCGCATCGCCATACCGGTGCGCAGCGCTTCGGCAGCCCGCGCCGCGCTGCCCTATGCGCTGGAGGATCAACTGGGCCAGGAGCTGGAAGAGCTGCACTTGGTGGCTGGTCCGCGTCGAGCGGATGGGCGTTATGCGGCCGCCGTCACCGAGCAGCGTCATATGGCGGCCTGGCTGGACAGCTGTCATGCAGCCGGTTGGCGGCTGGAAGCGCTGTTACCGCAAGCCAGTCTGCACGATGATATGGCACCGACGGCAGGGCTGCGGGTGCAGCCTTCGCCCTGGCCGGCCGAGGTCGATAGAGCGCTGGTAACCAGCGCCGATCAGGAACCGGTATTGATCGAAACCGGCATGCTCGGGTTCTGGCTGAAGCAGCGTCTGGCGCAGCTCGATGAGCAGCAGCGGATACTGGAGCTGAGCGGCTATGAACTAGCCAAGATGGGGCTGTCAGAAGCGGACTGTCAGCTGCAGCAAGCGGAACTGATCCCGCCGCTGGACGCGGCGCTCAAGCGCTGTCAGCAACCGGCTCGGGTACTGAACCTGCTTTGCGGCCCCTACACCAACGGCATGGCCACGCTGCCTTGGCGCAAGCTGCGGCCGGTGATGATTGCGGCAGGCGTGCTGCTGACGGTGCTGGTTGGTCAGTTGGTGATTGAGGGCATGTTGTTATCCAGCGAGCGCGAGCGGCTGGTGACGGAAATTGATCAGCTTTTCGACAGGACCCTGCCGAAAAGCCGGCGGGTTGATCCGGTCACCCAGTTCCGCCAGGCACTGGCCGGCGGCACGGCGCAGTCCAGTCAGGGCAGCACCGGCAGCCTGTTGTATGAGGTTCTGGCGGTCGTGGGCGAAGGTAAAGGAGGGCAGATCAAGCAGTTTCGCGCGACGCCAACCGAGGTAGAGCTGGAACTGCAGCTGCCGTCATTCGCTGAGCTGGAAAGTATTCGCAGCAAACTGGCCGCCGGAACGGGGATGAGCGAGACCTTGCAGGGCGCTGATTCAGGCAATGATGGGGTTACCGCCCGACTTCGGGTACAAAGAGGTGGATCATGA
- the gspM gene encoding type II secretion system protein GspM yields the protein MNAWWAGLAPRERAVLIGGGLLLSILVIWLLVWEPLTQKREQQRVDISALTADLTWMQQVAGQVKRQGAQQSSQSGGVAAGGSVLTLVEVSASAAGIRESMERVQPEGQGARVWFNEMSFDALLVWLAELEQRHGLQVSQLAVDAGTAPGQVSARVKVEPR from the coding sequence ATGAATGCCTGGTGGGCGGGGCTGGCCCCGCGTGAACGTGCGGTGCTGATCGGCGGTGGCCTGCTGCTGTCGATACTGGTGATCTGGTTGCTGGTCTGGGAACCGCTGACGCAGAAGCGCGAGCAGCAGCGGGTGGATATCAGCGCGCTGACGGCGGATCTGACCTGGATGCAACAGGTAGCCGGGCAGGTCAAACGGCAGGGCGCGCAGCAGAGCAGTCAGAGCGGGGGTGTGGCGGCGGGTGGTTCGGTGCTGACCTTGGTGGAGGTATCGGCCAGTGCCGCAGGTATCCGCGAATCCATGGAGCGCGTGCAGCCTGAAGGGCAGGGCGCTCGTGTGTGGTTCAACGAGATGAGCTTTGATGCGTTGCTGGTGTGGCTGGCCGAGCTGGAACAGCGTCATGGTTTACAGGTCAGCCAGCTCGCGGTGGACGCGGGAACGGCACCGGGCCAGGTGTCGGCCCGAGTGAAAGTGGAGCCGCGCTGA